The Kineococcus endophyticus genome has a window encoding:
- a CDS encoding lysylphosphatidylglycerol synthase transmembrane domain-containing protein, whose product MTARRRAWRAVLVVATVVAVVVLARRLEAADLGERLRSARPEWVLAAAVCSLVPLFGNVASMTALSPVRLPVARTSVLWLATSFVNLVTPSSTGGVALTVRYLQRRGLPLAVAVTTIGIVQSTSFVVTGVLVVAGLLGAGRSTESAVSVPWPVVGAGTVALATALVAVRLHPQWRRWAAERVVEPVRAEWPALRRVLTHPGRVVVAVAGHLAVPLGFAATLWCAARAVGGQAPLLLLVLVVVGSSAVTAAVPVPGGIGASEAALTAGLVACGLAPEAALSAALLHRALTFWVRVPPAWVALLWLRRRRAV is encoded by the coding sequence GTGACGGCCCGCCGCCGGGCGTGGCGGGCCGTCCTCGTCGTCGCCACCGTGGTCGCCGTCGTCGTGCTCGCGCGGCGGTTGGAGGCGGCCGATCTGGGGGAGCGGCTGCGGTCGGCGCGACCGGAGTGGGTGCTCGCCGCCGCGGTGTGCTCGCTCGTGCCGCTGTTCGGCAACGTCGCCTCGATGACCGCGTTGTCGCCCGTGCGCCTGCCGGTGGCGCGCACGTCCGTCCTCTGGCTGGCCACGTCGTTCGTCAACCTCGTCACCCCGTCCAGCACCGGCGGGGTGGCGCTCACGGTGCGGTACCTGCAGCGGCGGGGGCTCCCGCTCGCCGTGGCCGTGACGACCATCGGCATCGTGCAGTCGACGTCCTTCGTCGTCACGGGGGTGCTCGTCGTCGCGGGTCTGCTCGGCGCCGGGCGGTCGACCGAGTCCGCCGTCAGCGTCCCCTGGCCCGTCGTGGGGGCGGGCACCGTGGCCCTGGCGACCGCGCTGGTCGCAGTGCGCCTGCACCCGCAGTGGCGACGCTGGGCGGCCGAGCGGGTGGTCGAGCCCGTGCGCGCGGAGTGGCCCGCCCTGCGCCGCGTCCTGACCCACCCGGGCCGGGTCGTGGTCGCCGTCGCCGGCCACCTGGCGGTGCCGCTGGGGTTCGCCGCCACGCTGTGGTGCGCGGCCCGGGCCGTCGGGGGACAGGCGCCCCTGCTGCTGCTGGTGCTCGTCGTGGTGGGCAGCTCCGCCGTCACGGCTGCCGTCCCCGTCCCCGGCGGCATCGGAGCCTCGGAGGCCGCGCTCACGGCGGGGCTCGTCGCCTGCGGGCTGGCCCCGGAGGCGGCCCTGTCCGCCGCGCTGCTGCACCGGGCCCTGACCTTCTGGGTGCGGGTGCCGCCGGCCTGGGTGGCGCTGCTGTGGCTGCGGCGCCGGCGGGCGGTGTGA
- a CDS encoding L,D-transpeptidase — protein sequence MRRRTLVGVLLAAAAVPSVAACQSENGTGAAAGTGAGPSASPSATPPSFTVTPAAAAVDVRPDAPVTVAVADGKLTDVTVTAPDGTPVPGALDAAGTTWSSQAPLTVATAYTVHAVAAGSSGASATHDSTLTTLTPGATAFPAVAPLSGREVGVGMPVIVTFDSPVAKDRRRVVEQNLHVTVTPAPVAGSWSWQSDSKVEYRPEQYWPAHSQVHVDIDLGAVEVAPGVWGKTRDIDFTIGSAMVSTVDIAAHTLTVTRDGQVVKTIPVTLGQSGSGGKFVTRSGTKVIMSLEASRQMNSETTGIGQNDPNYYNVNVKYALRVTNSGEFLHAAPWSASSQGRANVSHGCTGMSTEDAKWMYDNSKVGDVVVYTGSDRGIEPGNGFTVWNETYQQWQQGSALSA from the coding sequence GTGCGTCGACGCACGCTCGTGGGGGTCCTGCTGGCCGCCGCCGCGGTCCCGTCCGTCGCGGCCTGCCAGTCCGAGAACGGGACCGGTGCCGCCGCGGGAACGGGCGCGGGACCGTCGGCCTCGCCGTCGGCGACACCGCCGAGCTTCACCGTGACCCCGGCCGCCGCCGCGGTGGACGTCCGCCCGGACGCCCCGGTCACCGTCGCCGTGGCCGACGGCAAGCTCACGGACGTCACCGTCACCGCGCCCGACGGCACCCCGGTGCCCGGCGCCCTCGACGCGGCGGGCACGACGTGGTCCTCCCAGGCCCCGCTGACGGTCGCGACGGCCTACACCGTCCACGCCGTCGCCGCGGGGTCCTCCGGAGCGTCCGCGACGCACGACAGCACCCTCACCACGCTGACGCCGGGGGCGACGGCCTTCCCCGCGGTGGCGCCGCTGTCCGGGCGGGAGGTCGGGGTCGGCATGCCCGTCATCGTGACCTTCGACTCCCCGGTGGCGAAGGACCGCCGCCGCGTCGTGGAGCAGAACCTGCACGTCACCGTCACCCCGGCACCGGTCGCCGGCTCGTGGAGCTGGCAGTCCGACTCCAAGGTCGAGTACCGCCCCGAGCAGTACTGGCCGGCCCACTCCCAGGTGCACGTCGACATCGACCTCGGGGCCGTCGAGGTGGCGCCGGGGGTCTGGGGCAAGACCCGCGACATCGACTTCACGATCGGCTCGGCCATGGTGAGCACCGTCGACATCGCCGCCCACACGCTGACCGTCACCCGCGACGGGCAGGTCGTGAAGACCATCCCCGTGACCCTGGGGCAGTCCGGCAGCGGGGGGAAGTTCGTCACTCGCAGCGGGACCAAGGTCATCATGAGCCTGGAGGCGTCGCGGCAGATGAACTCCGAGACGACGGGGATCGGGCAGAACGACCCCAACTACTACAACGTCAACGTGAAGTACGCGCTGCGCGTCACGAACTCCGGGGAGTTCCTGCACGCCGCGCCGTGGTCGGCGTCCTCGCAGGGCCGGGCCAACGTCAGCCACGGCTGCACCGGCATGAGCACCGAGGACGCGAAGTGGATGTACGACAACTCCAAGGTCGGGGACGTCGTCGTCTACACCGGCAGCGACCGTGGCATCGAACCGGGCAACGGGTTCACCGTGTGGAACGAGACCTACCAGCAGTGGCAGCAGGGTTCGGCCCTGAGCGCCTGA
- the qcrC gene encoding cytochrome bc1 complex diheme cytochrome c subunit: MAVVVLIALALLLVGGLYAALSPREAQATTATASADDIEAGKKLFLANCSTCHGINAQGGGVTDGKNPGPSLIGVGAASVDFQVGSGRMPLAQSGAQAPEVDKIRFSQEQIDQMAAYIASLAPGPAIPTEEQLDTSGVSDEEVARGAAIFRTNCAMCHNSQGKGGALTAGKYAPDLTGVSAKHIYEAMQTGPQSMPVFNDNNISSEDKKAIIAWLTDRGGEDTRVDPGGLTLGSLGPVSEGLVAWIAGIGALIGVSVWLGMKSS, encoded by the coding sequence ATGGCCGTCGTCGTGCTGATCGCGTTGGCGCTGCTCCTCGTCGGGGGCCTGTACGCGGCCCTGTCTCCCCGCGAGGCCCAGGCGACCACCGCGACGGCCTCGGCCGACGACATCGAGGCCGGCAAGAAGCTCTTCCTCGCCAACTGCTCGACCTGCCACGGCATCAACGCGCAGGGTGGCGGCGTCACCGACGGGAAGAACCCCGGCCCCTCCCTCATCGGCGTGGGTGCGGCCTCGGTGGACTTCCAGGTCGGCTCCGGCCGCATGCCGCTGGCCCAGTCCGGCGCCCAGGCCCCCGAGGTCGACAAGATCCGCTTCTCGCAGGAGCAGATCGACCAGATGGCCGCCTACATCGCCTCCCTCGCCCCCGGCCCGGCCATCCCGACCGAGGAGCAGCTCGACACGAGCGGCGTCTCGGACGAGGAGGTTGCGCGCGGCGCGGCGATCTTCCGCACCAACTGCGCCATGTGCCACAACTCGCAGGGCAAGGGCGGCGCGCTGACCGCCGGCAAGTACGCCCCGGACCTGACGGGCGTCTCGGCCAAGCACATCTACGAGGCCATGCAGACCGGCCCGCAGTCGATGCCGGTCTTCAACGACAACAACATCAGCTCCGAGGACAAGAAGGCGATCATCGCCTGGCTGACCGACCGCGGCGGCGAGGACACCCGCGTCGACCCGGGCGGGCTGACGCTGGGGTCGCTGGGCCCGGTGTCCGAGGGCCTCGTGGCCTGGATCGCCGGCATCGGCGCCCTCATCGGCGTCTCGGTGTGGCTGGGGATGAAGTCCTCCTGA
- the ctaC gene encoding aa3-type cytochrome oxidase subunit II, whose product MGTRDSGATRRRRPPKALVAGALTGAAALLLTGCAGDWPEASASNFFLPDASIGATDMTPRISQLWDGSWIAALVVGVLVWGLTIWCVVAYRRRKDDPELPAQVRYNMPIEILYTIVPVMMVGVLFYYVARDQQAILDTSKTPDVTVQVVGKKWSWDFNYLEGNGDAAQPGVYDTGRQADLTGRAGVEPELPTLYLPVDETVQFDLYSRDVIHSFWIPAFLMKMDMIPGSPNKFQVTPTKEGDFKGKCAELCGEYHSEMLFNVKVVSAEEYQQHLDDLAAAGQTGSLPTTLAGAEELAGVQADSVHSNEEEN is encoded by the coding sequence TTGGGTACGCGAGACTCGGGCGCGACGCGTCGTCGCCGTCCCCCCAAGGCGCTGGTCGCCGGCGCCCTCACCGGCGCTGCGGCGCTGCTGCTGACCGGGTGCGCGGGGGACTGGCCGGAAGCGTCGGCGAGCAACTTCTTCCTGCCGGACGCCAGCATCGGCGCCACCGACATGACCCCGCGGATCTCCCAGCTGTGGGACGGGTCCTGGATCGCCGCCCTCGTGGTCGGCGTCCTGGTCTGGGGTCTGACGATCTGGTGCGTCGTGGCCTACCGCCGTCGCAAGGACGACCCGGAGCTGCCCGCGCAGGTCCGCTACAACATGCCGATCGAGATCCTCTACACGATCGTCCCGGTCATGATGGTCGGCGTCCTCTTCTACTACGTGGCGCGTGACCAGCAGGCCATCCTCGACACCTCCAAGACGCCGGACGTCACCGTCCAGGTCGTCGGCAAGAAGTGGTCGTGGGACTTCAACTACCTCGAGGGCAACGGCGACGCCGCCCAGCCGGGCGTCTACGACACCGGCCGCCAGGCGGACCTGACCGGTCGCGCCGGGGTGGAGCCCGAGCTGCCGACGCTGTACCTGCCGGTCGACGAGACGGTGCAGTTCGACCTGTACTCGCGCGACGTCATCCACTCGTTCTGGATCCCCGCCTTCCTCATGAAGATGGACATGATCCCGGGCAGCCCGAACAAGTTCCAGGTCACCCCCACCAAGGAGGGCGACTTCAAGGGCAAGTGCGCCGAGCTGTGCGGTGAGTACCACTCCGAGATGCTCTTCAACGTCAAGGTCGTCTCGGCGGAGGAGTACCAGCAGCACCTCGACGACCTCGCGGCCGCCGGCCAGACCGGGTCCCTGCCCACGACCCTCGCCGGGGCCGAGGAGCTCGCCGGCGTCCAGGCCGACTCGGTCCACTCGAACGAGGAGGAGAACTGA
- the ctaE gene encoding aa3-type cytochrome oxidase subunit III, which yields MIGAVASAQAVQSSTPSPAHGSVNRPNMVSVGVIVWLSSELMFFAGLFAMYFTIRSVAPALWESGPELLNVPFSSVNTTILVISSFWCQFGVFAAERFQPRRTGGLLQFSKWGMQEWFILTYIFGGLFVAGQVFEYAELAHEGLTIATNAYGSVFILATGFHGIHVFGGLIAFLMVIGRSYASKRFGHQEATSAIVVSYYWHFVDVVWIGLFTVIYVLK from the coding sequence ATGATTGGCGCCGTGGCGAGTGCACAGGCTGTCCAGAGCAGTACCCCGAGTCCTGCACACGGGTCGGTGAACCGACCCAACATGGTGTCGGTCGGCGTGATCGTGTGGCTGTCCAGCGAGCTGATGTTCTTCGCCGGGCTCTTCGCCATGTACTTCACGATCCGCTCCGTGGCACCGGCGCTGTGGGAGTCGGGTCCGGAGCTGCTCAACGTCCCGTTCTCGAGCGTCAACACGACGATCCTCGTGATCTCGTCGTTCTGGTGCCAGTTCGGCGTCTTCGCCGCGGAGCGCTTCCAGCCGCGCCGCACCGGGGGCCTGCTGCAGTTCTCCAAGTGGGGCATGCAGGAGTGGTTCATCCTCACCTACATCTTCGGCGGCCTCTTCGTCGCCGGTCAGGTCTTCGAGTACGCCGAGCTGGCGCACGAGGGCCTGACGATCGCCACGAACGCCTACGGCTCGGTCTTCATCCTCGCCACCGGCTTCCACGGCATCCACGTCTTCGGCGGGCTCATCGCCTTCCTCATGGTCATCGGCCGCTCCTACGCCTCCAAGCGCTTCGGCCACCAGGAGGCCACGAGCGCCATCGTGGTCTCGTACTACTGGCACTTCGTCGACGTCGTGTGGATCGGCCTCTTCACGGTCATCTACGTCTTGAAGTGA
- the ctaD gene encoding aa3-type cytochrome oxidase subunit I gives MAAESLDLPGAAARVTSRQPLGAVVPRSRGRVIANWLSSTDHKVIGNLYFIVSFIWFLLGGIMALLIRAELFEPGMQVFATKNEYNQAFTMHGTVMLLLFATPLFSAFANAIMPLQIGAPDVAFPRLNMFAFWLFLFGGLIAGAGFITPGGAASFGWFAYAPLSDVVHSPGLGGNLWVMGLAFSGFGTILGAVNFITTIICMRAPGMTMFRMPIFTWNTLITSVLILMAFPVLAAALLALAADRIMGAHVFEAANGGPILWQHLFWFFGHPEVYIIALPFFGIVTEIFPVFSRKPVFGYKGLVFATISIAGLSVTVWAHHMYVTGKVLLPFFAFMTMLIAVPTGVKFFNWLGTMWRGSLTFDTPMLWSVGFLVTFLFGGLTGVILSAPPLDFQLSDSYFVVAHFHYVVFGTVVFAMFAGFYFWWPKLTGKMLHEGWGKLHFWLLFVGFHTTFLIQHWLGAAGMPRRYADYLVGEGFETMNQISTIGSFVLGLSFLPFLWNVYRTARYGEKVTVDDPWGYGASLEWATSCPPPRHNFTSLPRIRSERPAFDLHHPEVAAHDNHDGGGNLLDAVYGGSDRRGREDVHGGH, from the coding sequence ATGGCTGCTGAGAGCCTCGACCTGCCCGGCGCGGCAGCGCGCGTCACCTCGCGCCAGCCGCTCGGTGCGGTCGTCCCGCGCTCCCGCGGTCGCGTCATCGCCAACTGGTTGTCCAGCACCGACCACAAGGTCATCGGCAACCTGTACTTCATCGTCTCGTTCATCTGGTTCCTGCTCGGCGGGATCATGGCGCTGCTCATCCGCGCCGAGCTCTTCGAGCCCGGCATGCAGGTGTTCGCCACCAAGAACGAGTACAACCAGGCCTTCACCATGCACGGCACGGTGATGCTGCTGCTGTTCGCGACCCCGCTCTTCTCGGCGTTCGCGAACGCGATCATGCCGCTGCAGATCGGCGCGCCGGACGTGGCCTTCCCGCGCCTGAACATGTTCGCCTTCTGGCTGTTCCTGTTCGGTGGCCTCATCGCCGGCGCCGGTTTCATCACCCCCGGCGGGGCGGCGAGCTTCGGCTGGTTCGCCTACGCGCCGCTGAGCGACGTCGTCCACTCCCCGGGGCTGGGCGGCAACCTCTGGGTCATGGGCCTGGCGTTCTCCGGGTTCGGCACGATCCTCGGTGCGGTCAACTTCATCACCACGATCATCTGCATGCGCGCCCCCGGCATGACGATGTTCCGGATGCCGATCTTCACCTGGAACACGCTCATCACGAGCGTCCTGATCCTCATGGCCTTCCCCGTGCTGGCCGCCGCGCTGCTCGCGCTGGCCGCGGACCGCATCATGGGCGCCCACGTCTTCGAGGCCGCCAACGGTGGCCCGATCCTGTGGCAGCACCTGTTCTGGTTCTTCGGGCACCCGGAGGTCTACATCATCGCGCTGCCGTTCTTCGGCATCGTGACGGAGATCTTCCCGGTGTTCAGCCGCAAGCCGGTCTTCGGGTACAAGGGACTCGTCTTCGCGACGATCTCCATCGCCGGGCTGTCCGTGACCGTGTGGGCCCACCACATGTACGTCACCGGCAAGGTCCTGCTGCCGTTCTTCGCCTTCATGACGATGCTCATCGCCGTCCCGACGGGCGTGAAGTTCTTCAACTGGCTCGGGACGATGTGGCGCGGGTCGCTGACCTTCGACACCCCGATGCTGTGGTCGGTCGGCTTCCTGGTGACGTTCCTCTTCGGTGGTCTGACGGGCGTCATCCTGTCCGCGCCGCCGCTGGACTTCCAGCTGTCCGACTCCTACTTCGTGGTCGCGCACTTCCACTACGTCGTCTTCGGCACGGTCGTGTTCGCGATGTTCGCCGGCTTCTACTTCTGGTGGCCCAAGCTCACCGGGAAGATGCTGCACGAGGGCTGGGGCAAGCTGCACTTCTGGCTGCTGTTCGTCGGGTTCCACACGACGTTCCTCATCCAGCACTGGCTCGGTGCGGCCGGCATGCCGCGCCGCTACGCCGACTACCTCGTGGGCGAGGGCTTCGAGACGATGAACCAGATCTCCACCATCGGGTCGTTCGTCCTGGGCCTGTCCTTCCTGCCCTTCCTCTGGAACGTCTACCGGACCGCCCGCTACGGCGAGAAGGTCACCGTGGACGACCCGTGGGGCTACGGCGCCTCCCTGGAGTGGGCCACGTCCTGCCCCCCGCCGCGGCACAACTTCACGTCGCTGCCGCGCATCCGCTCCGAGCGTCCCGCCTTCGACCTGCACCACCCCGAGGTCGCGGCGCACGACAACCACGACGGTGGCGGCAACCTGCTCGATGCGGTGTACGGCGGCTCCGACCGTCGCGGCCGTGAAGACGTCCACGGAGGGCACTGA
- a CDS encoding SDR family oxidoreductase has product MTNPLAPGSLSGKRVLITGSSRGIGAQTATYVAEAGASVVVNYRNKAVRAEKLVASLTAGGATATAVAADLTDPASVRAMFDRVQTELGGLDVLVLNASGGMEQGVAEDYAMQLNRDAQVNALETALPLLAPGSRIVFVTSHQAHFIKTTPTMPEYEPVARSKRAGEDALRALIPTIEAAGVEFVVVSGDMIEGTITATLLERSNPGALATRKEAAGKLYDVAEFAAEVALAAVEPIPADHTRYVGDISSFTG; this is encoded by the coding sequence GTGACCAACCCCCTCGCCCCCGGCAGCCTCTCCGGCAAGCGCGTCCTCATCACCGGGTCCTCCCGCGGCATCGGTGCCCAGACCGCGACGTACGTCGCCGAGGCCGGCGCCTCGGTCGTCGTCAACTACCGGAACAAGGCCGTCCGTGCCGAGAAGCTCGTCGCCTCCCTCACCGCCGGCGGTGCGACCGCTACCGCCGTCGCCGCCGACCTCACGGACCCGGCGTCGGTGCGGGCGATGTTCGACCGCGTGCAGACCGAGCTGGGCGGGCTCGACGTCCTCGTCCTCAACGCCTCGGGCGGCATGGAACAGGGCGTCGCCGAGGACTACGCGATGCAGCTCAACCGCGACGCCCAGGTCAACGCGCTGGAGACCGCGCTGCCCCTGCTGGCGCCGGGCTCGCGCATCGTGTTCGTGACGAGCCACCAGGCCCACTTCATCAAGACCACCCCGACCATGCCGGAGTACGAACCGGTCGCGCGCAGCAAGCGGGCCGGGGAGGACGCGCTGCGCGCCCTCATCCCGACGATCGAGGCCGCAGGCGTCGAGTTCGTCGTCGTGTCCGGCGACATGATCGAGGGCACCATCACCGCGACGCTGCTCGAGCGGTCCAACCCCGGCGCCCTCGCCACCCGCAAGGAGGCCGCCGGCAAGCTGTACGACGTCGCCGAGTTCGCGGCCGAGGTCGCGCTCGCCGCCGTGGAGCCGATCCCGGCCGACCACACCCGCTACGTCGGGGACATCTCCTCCTTCACCGGCTGA
- the qcrA gene encoding cytochrome bc1 complex Rieske iron-sulfur subunit has product MSDIERAEEAHGQPGSTLAKPEGGVPDRFENPGLPPHRHRMGDTDPQAAKRAERQVAFFLLLSIVGSIGIIVSIVGIKYNGDFDRVSWSTKAIGLSMFLSLFALGVGAVHWAKTLMPDDERIDMRHRQRGTTAEREEAVALLKEGAAEAGLGRRPLIRNTLIGALALFPIPAVFFFRDTGPLPGDDLSTTMWKEGVHLTKDPEGGRIRAADVTLGSVVHVLPEGIEEVDHPLNEKAKSAVLIMRLEQDLLSEKQNEWGVDGTVAYSKICTHMGCPVALYEQQTHHLLCPCHQSTFDLTQDCKVIFGPAKRALPQLPIAVDDEGYLVATSGFHEAVGPSFWERG; this is encoded by the coding sequence ATGAGCGACATCGAACGCGCCGAGGAGGCGCACGGGCAGCCGGGGTCCACCCTGGCCAAGCCCGAGGGCGGCGTTCCCGACCGCTTCGAGAACCCGGGGCTGCCGCCGCACCGGCACCGCATGGGGGACACCGACCCGCAGGCCGCCAAGCGCGCCGAGCGTCAGGTCGCGTTCTTCCTGCTGCTGTCGATCGTCGGCTCGATCGGGATCATCGTCTCGATCGTCGGGATCAAGTACAACGGCGACTTCGACCGCGTCAGCTGGTCGACGAAGGCCATCGGCCTGTCGATGTTCCTGTCGCTCTTCGCCCTCGGCGTCGGCGCGGTCCACTGGGCCAAGACCCTCATGCCCGACGACGAGCGCATCGACATGCGCCACCGCCAGCGCGGCACGACGGCCGAGCGCGAGGAGGCCGTGGCGCTCCTGAAGGAAGGTGCCGCCGAGGCCGGCCTGGGCCGCCGCCCGCTGATCCGCAACACCCTCATCGGGGCCCTGGCGCTCTTCCCGATCCCCGCGGTCTTCTTCTTCCGCGACACCGGGCCGCTGCCGGGCGACGACCTCTCCACGACCATGTGGAAGGAGGGCGTGCACCTCACCAAGGACCCCGAGGGCGGTCGCATCCGCGCCGCGGACGTCACCCTCGGTTCGGTCGTCCACGTGCTGCCGGAAGGCATCGAAGAGGTCGACCACCCCCTGAACGAGAAGGCCAAGTCCGCCGTGCTCATCATGCGGCTGGAGCAGGACCTCCTGAGCGAGAAGCAGAACGAGTGGGGCGTCGACGGAACCGTCGCCTACTCGAAGATCTGCACCCACATGGGCTGCCCCGTGGCCCTGTACGAGCAGCAGACCCACCACCTGCTGTGCCCCTGCCACCAGTCGACGTTCGACCTGACGCAGGACTGCAAGGTGATCTTCGGCCCCGCCAAGCGGGCCCTCCCCCAGCTGCCGATCGCAGTGGACGACGAGGGTTACCTGGTGGCGACGAGCGGCTTCCACGAAGCCGTGGGCCCGAGCTTCTGGGAGCGCGGATGA
- the qcrB gene encoding cytochrome bc1 complex cytochrome b subunit, protein MSTIDKAAGGVANFADDTVGASKVVNGFARKIFPDHWSFMLGEITLYSFVILLLTGTFLTFFYEPSAAETTYQGGYIPLVGQHVSEAYESSLRLSFDIRGGLLMRQIHHWAALVFVAATIVHMARVFFTGAFRKPREVNWVIGSILAILAVFEGFTGYSLPDDLLSGTGIRIAQAIILAVPVVGSYISFFLFGGEFPGTDFIPRFFTIHILLLPAVILALIAVHLMLVVVHKHTQYPGPGRTEDNVVGFPLFPVYMAKAGGFFFIVFGVIAALGALVQINAIWAYGAYDPSPVTAGSQPDWYMGWLDGAVRLMPGWFEFTLWGFTFSMNIFIPTTVVILLTMGVMVLYPWIEQAATGDRREHHLLDRPRNQPTRTGLGVMALTFYILLWISGGNDIIAHMMNLSINDITRSLRVLVFALPALAFVVTKRICLGLQRKDREKALHGRETGRIVRLPHGEFIEVHAPLTDLERWTLVQHDSLRPMEIEDRVDAGNPDTIVGKVQRRLSKFYFEDRVEPVTPAELAAAHHDHHSELGQAHADELDRADNPAIGTSQTTHG, encoded by the coding sequence ATGAGCACCATCGACAAGGCGGCGGGTGGCGTCGCCAACTTCGCCGACGACACCGTCGGCGCGAGCAAGGTCGTCAACGGGTTCGCCCGGAAGATCTTCCCCGACCACTGGTCGTTCATGCTCGGTGAGATCACGCTGTACAGCTTCGTGATCCTGCTCCTGACCGGGACGTTCCTGACGTTCTTCTACGAGCCGAGCGCGGCCGAGACGACCTACCAGGGCGGGTACATCCCCCTCGTGGGCCAGCACGTCTCCGAGGCGTACGAGTCCTCCCTGCGGTTGTCGTTCGACATCCGCGGCGGGCTGCTCATGCGCCAGATCCACCACTGGGCGGCTCTGGTCTTCGTCGCCGCCACGATCGTCCACATGGCCCGCGTGTTCTTCACCGGCGCGTTCCGCAAGCCGCGCGAGGTCAACTGGGTCATCGGCTCGATCCTCGCCATCCTGGCCGTCTTCGAGGGCTTCACCGGCTACTCCCTCCCCGACGACCTCCTCTCGGGCACCGGGATCCGCATCGCGCAGGCGATCATCCTGGCCGTCCCGGTGGTCGGCAGCTACATCAGCTTCTTCCTGTTCGGTGGCGAGTTCCCCGGGACGGACTTCATCCCGCGGTTCTTCACCATCCACATCCTGCTGCTGCCGGCCGTCATCCTGGCGCTGATCGCCGTCCACCTCATGCTGGTCGTCGTGCACAAGCACACCCAGTACCCCGGCCCCGGCCGGACCGAGGACAACGTCGTCGGCTTCCCGCTGTTCCCCGTGTACATGGCGAAGGCCGGTGGGTTCTTCTTCATCGTCTTCGGCGTCATCGCGGCCCTCGGGGCGCTGGTGCAGATCAACGCGATCTGGGCCTACGGCGCGTACGACCCCTCCCCCGTGACCGCCGGTTCGCAGCCGGACTGGTACATGGGCTGGCTCGACGGTGCGGTCCGCCTCATGCCGGGGTGGTTCGAGTTCACGCTGTGGGGCTTCACGTTCTCGATGAACATCTTCATCCCCACGACGGTCGTCATCCTCCTGACGATGGGCGTGATGGTCCTCTACCCGTGGATCGAGCAGGCCGCGACGGGCGACCGTCGTGAGCACCACCTGCTGGACCGCCCGCGCAACCAGCCGACCCGCACGGGTCTCGGCGTCATGGCGCTGACGTTCTACATCCTGCTCTGGATCTCCGGCGGGAACGACATCATCGCCCACATGATGAACCTGTCGATCAACGACATCACGCGGTCGCTGCGCGTCCTCGTGTTCGCGTTGCCGGCCCTCGCGTTCGTCGTCACCAAGCGCATCTGCCTCGGGCTGCAGCGCAAGGACCGCGAGAAGGCGCTGCACGGTCGCGAGACCGGGCGGATCGTCCGCCTGCCGCACGGCGAGTTCATCGAGGTCCACGCTCCCCTGACGGACCTCGAGCGCTGGACGCTCGTCCAGCACGACTCGCTGCGTCCCATGGAGATCGAGGACCGCGTCGACGCCGGGAACCCGGACACGATCGTCGGCAAGGTCCAGCGCCGCCTCTCGAAGTTCTACTTCGAGGACCGCGTGGAGCCGGTCACCCCGGCCGAACTGGCCGCGGCGCACCACGACCACCACAGCGAGCTCGGTCAGGCGCACGCCGACGAGCTCGACCGCGCGGACAACCCGGCGATCGGGACGTCGCAGACGACCCACGGCTGA
- a CDS encoding cytochrome c oxidase subunit 4: MKPETWLFSGGILFFIPVAFVYGMLTRWEEWVGFIALLLTGGLALLVGTYLTITARRIDERPEDNPRADISEGAGEQGFFSPHSWWPLYLAAGGAVTFFGVAVGWWLWLIGVVITVPMIVGWVFEYYKGEHAH, from the coding sequence ATGAAGCCTGAAACCTGGCTGTTCTCCGGCGGGATCCTGTTCTTCATCCCCGTCGCCTTCGTCTACGGGATGCTGACCCGCTGGGAGGAGTGGGTGGGCTTCATCGCCCTCCTGCTCACCGGTGGTCTGGCGCTCCTCGTGGGGACGTACCTGACCATCACCGCCCGCCGCATCGACGAGCGCCCCGAGGACAACCCCCGGGCCGACATCTCCGAGGGTGCCGGGGAGCAGGGCTTCTTCTCCCCGCACTCGTGGTGGCCGCTGTACCTGGCCGCCGGTGGCGCGGTCACGTTCTTCGGCGTGGCCGTCGGCTGGTGGCTCTGGCTCATCGGCGTCGTCATCACCGTGCCGATGATCGTCGGCTGGGTGTTCGAGTACTACAAGGGCGAGCACGCCCACTGA